One genomic region from Lates calcarifer isolate ASB-BC8 linkage group LG10, TLL_Latcal_v3, whole genome shotgun sequence encodes:
- the sqor gene encoding sulfide:quinone oxidoreductase, mitochondrial produces the protein MAALRRLRQCHSTGIAITNFHTSSRASAKQHYKMLVLGGGSGGISMSARMKRMMGAENVAVVEPSEMHYYQPIWTLVGAGAKTVASSGRPTASVMPSGVKWVKSKVQEINPDKNTVCTDDGTEISYEYLIVALGLQLHYERIKGLPEGFEHPKIGSNYSVQTVEKTWKALQNFKEGNAVFTFPNTPVKCAGAPQKIMYLSDAFLRKTGKRAKANVIYNTSLPVLFGIKKYADTLWDIVKHRDLQVNLRQNLIEVRADKQEAVFENLDKPGETKVIEYEMLHVTPPMGPNLVIKGSPLADEAGWLDVNKDNLQHKRYPNVFGIGDCTNLPTAKTGAAVAAQTAILNRTISKVLKNEKPDKIYDGYTSCPLVTSYNTVILAEFDYNGQPLETFPINQAKERRLMYHMKADVMPHLYWHGLLRGLWGGPGPYRKLLHLGMK, from the exons ATGGCTGCACTGCGTCGTCTGAGGCAGTGCCACTCCACAGGCATTGCTATCACTAATTTTCACACGAGCAGCCGTGCCTCTGCCAAGCAGCATTACAAAATGCTGGTGCTCGGAGGAGGAAGTGGGGGCATTTCAATGAGTGCACGAATGAAAAGGATGATGGGAGCTGAGAATGTCGCTGTTGTGGAGCCCAGTGAG ATGCATTACTATCAGCCAATATGGACCCTAGTTGGTGCTGGTGCAAAAACTGTAGCCTCATCGGGTCGCCCCACTGCAAGTGTAATGCCCTCTGGAGTGAAGTGGGTGAAATCTAAAGTTCAGGAAATAAACCCAGACAAAAATACTGTTTGCACAGATGATGGGACCGAG ATCTCCTATGAGTACTTGATCGTGGCTCTTGGATTACAACTCCATTATGAGAGG ATCAAGGGACTGCCAGAGGGGTTTGAGCATCCAAAGATTGGGTCAAACTACTCAGTCCAAACCGTGGAGAAAACATGGAAAGCACTGCAGAACTTTAAAGAGGGTAACGCTGTGTTCACTTTCCCAAATACTCCTGTGAAATGTGCTGGAGCACCACAGAAGATCATGTACCTATCAGATGCCTTTCTCAGAAAG ACAGGAAAAAGGGCTAAAGCCAATGTAATATACAACACATCACTACCAGTGCTCTTTGGGATCAAGAAATATGCTGACACATTGTGGGATATTGTGAAACACCGTGACCTTCAAGTGAACCTGAGGCAGAACCTGATTGAAGTGCGGGCAGACAAGCAAGAGGCTGTGTTTGAAAATCTTGACAAACCAGGCGAAACCAAAGTGATCGAG tATGAGATGCTTCATGTCACACCACCAATGGGACCCAATTTGGTAATTAAAGGCAGTCCACTGGCCGATGAGGCTGGCTGGTTGGATGTCAACAAAGACAATCTCCAACATAAGAGGTATCCAAATGTGTTTGGGATTGGAGACTGTACCAACCTCCCCACAGCTAAAACGGGTGCTGCTGTTG cTGCACAGACTGCTATCTTGAACAGAACCATCAGCAAAGTACTGAAAAATGAGAAGCCAGATAAGATT TATGATGGCTACACTTCATGTCCGTTGGTCACAAGCTACAACACAGTCATTCTGGCAGAGTTTGACTACAACGGACAACCACTGGAAACGTTCCCCATCAACCAAGCCAAAGAAAGAAGGTTAATGTACCACATGAAAGCTGATGTAATGCCTCATCTCTATTGGCATGGGCTGCTCAG GGGCCTGTGGGGTGGACCAGGACCATACAGGAAACTCCTTCATCTTGGGATGAAATGA